From the genome of Carassius gibelio isolate Cgi1373 ecotype wild population from Czech Republic chromosome A16, carGib1.2-hapl.c, whole genome shotgun sequence, one region includes:
- the LOC128030043 gene encoding protein S100-A12 — protein MKYRHFTSPALVSAWDETSPMATQYTDLELAINTLVTNFHSASPTNADSLTAQEFQSMISKELPTMVKTAGDQEGLNKLLTDLNVEEGKGVAFKDFWQLVDSLANAQFGLLSKEKQVKCVKCSLM, from the exons ATGAAATACCGTCACTTCACTTCACCTGCTCTAGTTTCCGCATGGGACGAGACAAGCCCAATGGCCACACAG TACACAGATCTAGAATTGGCCATAAACACCTTGGTCACAAACTTCCATTCAGCATCTCCTACTAATGCTGACTCGCTCACAGCCCAGGAGTTCCAGAGCATGATCTCCAAAGAGCTGCCCACCATGGTGAAG ACAGCAGGGGACCAGGAAGGACTCAACAAACTCCTGACGGACCTGAATGTGGAAGAGGGGAAGGGTGTCGCATTCAAGGACTTTTGGCAGTTGGTTGATTCTCTGGCCAATGCTCAGTTTGGTTTGCTGAGCAAAGAGAAACAAGTCAAATGTGTGAAATGTAGTCTGATGTAA